The sequence GTCGATCCATCGGTTTTCAAGGCGCTGGAGCGTGCCCAGAGTGCGCAGGAAAAGGGTGACTATGCCGCTGCGCGCAATGCTCTCAAGCAGGCCGAGGCCAAGCCAGGCAGTGCGGAGCAGGCGTTGCTATGGCGCAGCGAGGCCTATCTGGCCTGGGCCGAAGGCAATAACCGCCAAGCGCTCGAACTGCTCGACAAGGCAATCGCCAGCGGCAAGCTGGACGAGGCGATGCTGCCGACCGAGCGGCTCAACCTGGCGAAACTCAATCTGATCGAGCGCCGCTACGCCAAGGTGGTCAGCCTGTTGGGTTCGCCTGCCCAGGCGAACGAAGAAGTGCTGCAGATGCTGGTCCAGGCCTACCAGGGGCTCGGGCAGCACAGCAAGGCGCTGCCGTTGGCCGAGCGCTATGTCCAGGCCAATCCCAACGCGGCCGATACCTGGTTGCAGTTTCTGGTGGCCGGCAACGCCGAGTTGAAGCGCTACGAGACCGCCGAACGTTGGCAAAGCCGACTGCTTGCGCGGCATCCGGATCAGGTCAAAAGCTGGCGCCAGTTGGCGAGCTTGCAGCAGATGGCCGGTGACGAGGACAAGGCGCTCGCGACTCTTCGTGCGGCCCATACCAAGGGGCTGCGTTTCAGCGAAGCTGAACTGGACAACCTGGTGCTGCTGGCAGGTGCCGCCGGTCAGCCATGGCAAGGCGCAAAGTTGCTGCAAGGCATGCTGGAGTCGCGCTTTCTACCGAGCGATACCACGCGGCGCGAGCGCTTGGGCATGCTCTGGTGGCAGGCACGCGAGCGCTCGGAAGCGGCGCGGATCTATCGGGATCTGGCCCTTCAGTCCGGAAGCGCCAAGCTCTGGATGAATGTCGCCCAGCTGGAGCTGGAGCAGGCTCGCTGGCAAGCCGGCCTCGATGCGCTGAAGCAGGCCGAGCGCGCTGGTGCCGAGCGCCGTAAAGTCCGCTCATGGCGCGAGTGGGCTGAAGGCGAACTGAGCTTCGAGCGGCAGCGTCAGGTCGCCAGCGCTCGCTGAACCTGATGCCAAAATGGCGGTGTCGTAACGGTCTAGGGCGTCGTAGCCCAACGCTTCGGAGATGAGGGCCCGGGCCTAGAACAACCACCTAGCCGATGTATACGCAAACCCCGCCACCGACGCGGGGTTTCGTGTTT comes from Stutzerimonas stutzeri and encodes:
- a CDS encoding tetratricopeptide repeat protein — protein: MPRSLLLISLLFAVSVQAAQSVDPSVFKALERAQSAQEKGDYAAARNALKQAEAKPGSAEQALLWRSEAYLAWAEGNNRQALELLDKAIASGKLDEAMLPTERLNLAKLNLIERRYAKVVSLLGSPAQANEEVLQMLVQAYQGLGQHSKALPLAERYVQANPNAADTWLQFLVAGNAELKRYETAERWQSRLLARHPDQVKSWRQLASLQQMAGDEDKALATLRAAHTKGLRFSEAELDNLVLLAGAAGQPWQGAKLLQGMLESRFLPSDTTRRERLGMLWWQARERSEAARIYRDLALQSGSAKLWMNVAQLELEQARWQAGLDALKQAERAGAERRKVRSWREWAEGELSFERQRQVASAR